TTAATTGGGTTTGCTAACTAGGTTTCAACTTTTGAAAAATGAGCTAGGGACGTGCTGGAGTGTTAACTATGTGTTTTAAAGGCTAGCCTCGGATGTGCAGTAACTAGCCAGCCATCTTGTGGGCTGTTGTTGCCCTACGCGTCAGGTGCGCGTTTGTGGCCGTGGTGACCCAGCAGGACACCACCAGTGCAGAGTGGTGACCCAGCAGGACACCACCAGTGCAGAGTGGTGACCCAGCAGGACACCACCAGTGCAGAGTGGTGACCCAGCAGGACACCACCAGTGCAGAGTGGTGACCCAGCAGGACACCACCAGTGCAGAGTGGTGACCCAGCAGGACACCACCAGTGCAGAGTGGTGACCCAGCAGGACACCACCAGTGCAGAGTGGTGACCCAGCAGGACACCACCAGTGCAGAGTGGTGCCCCAACAGGACACCACCAGTGCAGAGTGTCGTGCTTTAATGAGGCTTTAATTCATCCTCCTTTCTGAAAACAGATCGCAGCCTTGCACATTGGAGGGAGGTTTGTTGGAGCCAGAGCTGAGACGAATGGTACATGATCAGGTTTCGTATGTTCAGAGCACATTTTGAATATGTTAAGGGTCCATTTCTGCAGTGCGAGTTAAGTTAAATGTCGGTTCTTTCTTGTACAGGAACAACAAAACCTGGAGAAAATGGTGACACATTTGGTGAAGAAGAAAAAGGTGTGTCCACTGATTCCTGATGCTGGGGAATGATCTCTATGGTTGCCATATGATCCGAGTACAGTACAGTGAAAGTGGTTGCTTTTAATCATCAAAAGTGTCAACAAACTGTCCAGACCCTTGAAAGCTGTTAACATAAAGATATTTCAAAATGATTTCTCATAATGCGAACATGTGCAGAGGATTTAAACTATTTTCTCTTAGTGATTTAGAATTTTTCAGCATAGAGCTACCACTCCGTCAGTATTTGAATGGCTGTATTAAAGGTTTCATGGCTTTGCGTTGTTGTGTTCCAGAGGACAGGGCCGCACAGTCACTCCTTAATAAGTTGATCAGGTGCAGTCTTGTCAACAACACAAACCAAGTGGAGGTTCTCCAGAGAGACCCAAATTCCCCACTCTACTCAGTCAAGACCTTCGAAGAGCTGCGTCTGTAAGTTCTGACATGGGCCTGTCTGGGTCAGGTTAATGCTGTAGTTCTTATTCGTATCATCACACTTCAAGTTGAGCCGTGTTTATTGGCTTGTTGTGTAGCATGGCTCCCTCTAAGAAATGTGATATGCATGAACGTCAGTTGGGCCTCTTGCGTTTGAGATCGTACCCACCAGCCCACAACTCATTGTCATGGTACGTTCATTGTGCAATCAAAGTTCGTCATGATCACATTTTCACTGTTATTACAGGAAACCTCAGCTCCTGCAAGGAGTCTATGGAATGGGCTTCAACAGACCCTCCAAAATCCAGGAAAATGCTCTCCCTATGATGCTAGCAGAACCGTGAGCACACATGGCTTCTCCATATAACTTATGAACATCTGGAAAGTACAGTATCCATTATGATAAATAACCCAAAGCAGTTCAACACCTCACCTGCACATTGTTGGGACCAAATTCCCAAAAGCATTTGAGCTTTCAAACACCATATAAATTTTGTCCTCTGCACCGCGTTGCATTTGTGTTGCCAGCGTGTTGTGAAAACCCTCCTGTGTATTGGAATTGGGCACCTGGTGCTCTTTTGTCatggctggtgtgtgttctctctggtTGTAGACCCCAGAATCTGATCGCGCAGTCCCAGTCCGGCACGGGCAAAACCGCCGCCTTCGTGCTGGCAATGCTAAGCCATGTTGACCCAGCAAACAAGTGGACCCAGGTGAGCAGCTGCACTGAGAATTACGCGGCGTGGCTCTTAATTAGTTGCCACAAATGCCAGAACAGTTCTTACCTGTGGGAAGTGACTGCCTTACATGGTAAGGCTGATTCCAGGTCAGTTATACAATAGAACTAAATGAAACTGAGCCTTGGAAATTTGCATTCAGATAACGCTAGTTGTATAATTTAAGGCTTGGTTTCATTCCCAGATTTCCTTGCAATGCTGTGTTGGCCATAGACCATAGTGATGCAATATGCTAGCATTTACATTGTGCTATAAAAATATTACTGTTGTGATTCTGCCCTGCAGTGCCTCTGTATTTCTCCAACCTATGAGCTCGCTGTGCAGACGGGCAAAGTTGTGGAGCAGATGGGAAAGTTCTACCCCGAAGTAAAACTGGCGTACGCTGTTCGTGGTAACAAAAGTACGGGTCTTGGTGATGGGCCTCACAACCACCGTATGGTCCTCCAGCTCCGTGCGGTTGCTTTTTAAAGGCTCTGATTAGAATTTGGGTAACTTTCACTGCAATTTTCTTAGTGGAGAGGGGCAAGAGGATCCAACAGCAGATAGTGATCGGAACCCCGGGTACTGTGCTCGACTGGATCTTCAAGCTCAGGCTGATTGATCCCAAGAAGATCCTTGTGTTCGTGCTGGACGAGGCCGATGTCATGATCGCCACGCAGGGCCATCAGGACCAGAGCATCCGCATACAAAGGTAAGACCTTTCTACTTTACTTAATCAGTAAAGGtgttaaaaacaaaaatgctttTGTAAATGCTCGTCCAGATAGACTCAGTATTGTCGGATACATGCGTTGTGTGCTGGTTGTACTGATTGAGCCAGCCGGCTTGCACCCGTCTGGCAGGATTCTGAACAGAGACTGTCAGATGCTGCTCTTCTCCGCGACCTTCGAAGACTCTGTGTGGAAGTTTGCGGAGCGCGTTGTTCCTGATCCCAACATCATCAAGCtgaagagggaggaggagacctTGGACACGATAAAGCAGTATTACGTGCTCTGCCGCAACAAAGAGGACAAGTTTTATGCGCTTTGTAACATCTACGGGGCGATCACCATCGCACAAGCCATGATCTTCTGCCATGTGAGTCTGCTGTCGTGGTTTACAATCATTTATATTTATAGTTATACTAATGTAGCTCCCTGATCAACAAGGACATCACCTATTCACTAGAGGACATTTGCTCATATCTTTTCCTGTCCTTGTGCCACAGACCAGAATGATAGCAGCCTGGCTGGCTGTGGAAATGTCCAATGAAGGCCACCAGGTGGCGCTTCTGAGTGGAGAATTGACAGTTGAGCAAAGAGCAGCGGTCATTGAGCGTTTCAGGGAAGGTAAAGAGAAGGTTCTGATAACCACCAACGTGTGTGCCCGAGGCGAGTATTCACTGTGCTCTTGCTTTCTGATCCAGTACCTGAAAACATTTTTTGtgacagggaaaaaaaaaaatctaaatttgCAACAGATACTTTTcatatgtatgtatttgtgtgaatCATTGCTCAAATTTTCAAATTCCCTTAGTTGTGGTCCTAACCTAGACTGTGCCTTTGGGACAGCAGGCATAGACGTGGAGCAAGTTTCCGTGGTGATCAACTTTGACCTACCTCTGGACAGTGAAGGAAACCCCGACAATGAGACGTACCTTCACAGGATTGGCAGGACGGGCCGATTTGGCAAGCGGGGGCTGGCCATCAACATGGTGGACAGCGACTACAGCATGGGCATTCTCAAAGCAATCGAGATGCATTTCAGTAAGACCCCTCAAGCACACGTCATATCTGACTCGAGTAATATTTCACAGGCAATCATCCGATTGTTTTGGGTTTTTGGTAATTCTGTCTATGTTAATTATTATCTCCTTTTCAGATAAGAAGATAGTGAAGCTGGATACGGATGACCTCGACGAAATAGAAAAAATTGCCAACTGAAGTGATGAAGAGCCCCAGACTCTACAGCAGTTTATACAGTTGCCTCCTCAATCGACCGTTTGCATCTTTAAGGTTATGTTCTTATTTTGAGGTAAATATTTGTTTACATTAATAAAGGTTACTTAAAGGGAGGAAAAGTTATAAAAGAGAGCTCCCAATTTGCCAAAGAAACTTGATTCTTGGCTGATGGATGAAAAGTTTAAGTTTTGTGCATGGCtgatgcacttttttttttttttagttagcTTAGCTAACTATTTATCACTATTTTCGGCAATGGGTCAGTGAGTATTGTAGTACATTGACCAATGCTCACTCTATAACTATATGGTGCTTGagcagtttttgtttgtttgttttgcttgactagttgaatgtttgtgttttgaaatgtgctgctctgtgaaaTTTTTATTACCAGTTTGGTTTCTAACACATAATGCCTGAAGTAACATCCGTAAGCTGTCATAGGTAGGGAGATTATATATGAGAACAAGGAACAATGTGCCTGAAGAATGCCGTTCCTTTAAAAGACTAAAGTCAGATGCGCTGCAGAAAGCACACGGACACCTAATAAGGCATGGGACTGTAGCTCAAAGCTTGCACTTAAGGTCACCAGTATTCCAAGGAACTAAACGGACCTGGACAACTTTCCAAAAGCACTAACATTCCTCCAGCGTACTGTGATCTTACACTATTATATGCACTGAGCATACTTGAAGCATGTGACATGTAATATGCAAATTTCATATTTCAGGATGTTAAAGTTCTAAAGATGAagattgtgttgtgtttaaCGCATTTTTGCTGTTGTACTAAAAAGCAAATTAAGATTTGACTtgcttgtgaatgtgtgtttcttCAAACAGAAGCCAGCATGGTCATAGGTGAGAAGTATATTGCTTTTACTGAAATAGTAAACAATATAGATGGCCCAGCGCTGCTAGAAAACAAGTCATGTTTCTGTGATTGGAGGGAAAGGAGTAAATGTTTGTAATTTACATATTCTAATTTACATATCCAATATGACTCAGCTATGtttactttttttatttttattaactgTCCTCCCAAGAATAGAAGATGGATAGCAAGAGAAGAGCATGATCAGATGCAGATCACCCTGCATTCTAAccttttgtttataaaaaaagtTCTAAATTCTAATGACTACAATCAAATGATTCCAGGTATTTTTCCAAGGACATTATGAAACAATGATTCCAGAGCCACCTACTGGCCCAGATGTTTGAGATTCGGACGCTACTAAATCTAGTTTAAACATGGCCATCTCCATGTGGGAGACCAGCATTATGTAGCATGAACATTTCATTTGAGCAGTTTAATTCTTCATTTCATGAACTGCATtttgagaagaaaaaaaacactcaaatttGCTTTTTGGTGAAAAAGTTAGTGCTCATTTGATTTGTTTTATATCATAAAACAAGCCCTGAGCTACAGATGAGTGTTAATTGTTGCTACTCTGCTTGATCTAATATAGCCTATAGTCAAACAGTACTGAGTGATCATGTTTACTTGTTCACATTACCACTCAATAAATAAGGCTATAGTTATTAAACAATTGGTTAAAAATATGTTAAGGATTTATCTTCTGGGATTTTAACAAGTGTCTGTAGTGCTGTCTTCGAGACTGATGCACAAAACCGACTTGGTGAAGATGCCACACTGAGTCAGGGTCATGGTTAGGTTCTTGAAGGTCCGCCGTGGGACGTCCATGGTCTCGATTACAGCGTGTTCATAACGCAGTCCAGATTTGGCCTCTGCAGCAGCTACAACAGCATGAAGCATGTCCGTAGGTCGGAAAAGACACGTGAACCTTTGACCGCATGGGCTTCGAACAGCCAGCAGCAGATCCGTGTCTCTATTGTCCCCTACACCTGTACCCCCTACTGCGTGCCCGGGCACCACCCACAGCGGGTGTGCTGCAGCAGGACCACACATCACTTCTGACATGTCGTCCATCTCCGGGTCACTCGTGGGTGCAGCCTGGGAGGACAAGAACTGGGAGGACGGGAGCTGCTCTTGCCACATCCGAAGGTCTGTGTCGGACAGACGTATCTTCGAGGTTTTGTCCTCTACGTCTGTGGTGGATGGACTCCCTGCTGGCCTTTTCTCGATGGAGGGGAGCACTTTGTACTTGTTGAGGGAGAGTACAGGGACATCCAGGGGACTCTCGAAGACGTCCATTAGTATGTCTGCGCTTGGCTTGCTGCTGCGGTGGAGGACGGTGCGGGGACGAACTGTTGTGTGGGACGCTGGAGGGTGAGGGTTAAACGCAGAGCTGTGACAGCCAGATCCATCCCCTCCCTGGACGGGACACCCTGTGGGTCTGGTGCGTCCTTTAGAGGACTTTGGTCTCGCCACATGCATGTTTCACGCTATGAACAGTACACccaaaaacaaatgtgtgtgagATAACATTGGCATAGCCTAAATTACACTCATTTCAGCTGGTGTTTATGTTGGTGAATTCACTTTAATTCAGAGTGAGAGATAAAGCTTAACTCACTACTCACCCAGCTAGGCTAGCTAGTTAGCCTGTCTAAGCCAACTTGGTGGCAAACTGGCCAACTTAGAAAACCTACAAGCTTCGCTAATACTACATTAGCACCGTGAGGGGCGATCCACTCCTGAATATCCCAAGAATAAATGTTACCTTGCGTTTTATTCAGCCAGTTATTTGGTTGAGGGAAATTTGGTTAGCTACGCACGGCGACATTTTCTCTGGCGTCATTCGAGTTGCCAACACAACGTTGCCTTGGCAACGACGTCCGCTCGTAACCAG
This sequence is a window from Brachyhypopomus gauderio isolate BG-103 chromosome 21, BGAUD_0.2, whole genome shotgun sequence. Protein-coding genes within it:
- the ddx19a gene encoding ATP-dependent RNA helicase DDX19A, with the protein product MATDTWAVAVDEQETASRGIAALHIGGRFVGARAETNGTTKPGENGDTFGEEEKEDRAAQSLLNKLIRCSLVNNTNQVEVLQRDPNSPLYSVKTFEELRLKPQLLQGVYGMGFNRPSKIQENALPMMLAEPPQNLIAQSQSGTGKTAAFVLAMLSHVDPANKWTQCLCISPTYELAVQTGKVVEQMGKFYPEVKLAYAVRGNKMERGKRIQQQIVIGTPGTVLDWIFKLRLIDPKKILVFVLDEADVMIATQGHQDQSIRIQRILNRDCQMLLFSATFEDSVWKFAERVVPDPNIIKLKREEETLDTIKQYYVLCRNKEDKFYALCNIYGAITIAQAMIFCHTRMIAAWLAVEMSNEGHQVALLSGELTVEQRAAVIERFREGKEKVLITTNVCARGIDVEQVSVVINFDLPLDSEGNPDNETYLHRIGRTGRFGKRGLAINMVDSDYSMGILKAIEMHFNKKIVKLDTDDLDEIEKIAN
- the ubxn10 gene encoding UBX domain-containing protein 10 codes for the protein MHVARPKSSKGRTRPTGCPVQGGDGSGCHSSAFNPHPPASHTTVRPRTVLHRSSKPSADILMDVFESPLDVPVLSLNKYKVLPSIEKRPAGSPSTTDVEDKTSKIRLSDTDLRMWQEQLPSSQFLSSQAAPTSDPEMDDMSEVMCGPAAAHPLWVVPGHAVGGTGVGDNRDTDLLLAVRSPCGQRFTCLFRPTDMLHAVVAAAEAKSGLRYEHAVIETMDVPRRTFKNLTMTLTQCGIFTKSVLCISLEDSTTDTC